In Pseudophryne corroboree isolate aPseCor3 chromosome 3, aPseCor3.hap2, whole genome shotgun sequence, a genomic segment contains:
- the LOC135057372 gene encoding olfactory receptor 5V1-like, producing the protein MELREPFNTSEFSFENLFDDQKLQYLILFILVISYFVVVFGNLTIIAAIWMAPHLHTPMYIFLMNLSTIDIASTSNIIPKLLYMLITNDNTISFWECIAQLYLFVLLICTEVVLLTAMAYDRYVAICHPLNYISKMSIRHCAGLSVTSWTVGVLNPIGHIALISKMYFCDSHKISHFFCDVSPLLKISCSDLSVVEMLNYIEGTLLAFTSFIFTLISYISIISAILNIKTSKGRSKAFSTCSSHLTCIILFYGTITSLHMQPTSSYSSKQNKWFALVYTVLVPMLNPFIYSLKNKDVNKALLKFQKKWI; encoded by the coding sequence ATGGAATTAAGAGAACCATTTAATACATCTGAATTCTCATTTGAAAATTTGTTTGATGACCAAAAGCTTCAATACCTAATTTTATTTATATTGGTAATTAGTTACTTTGTTGTTGTCTTTGGAAATCTCACCATTATTGCTGCAATTTGGATGGCTCCCCACTTGCACACTCCTATGTACATCTTCTTAATGAATCTATCCACTATTGACATTGCTTCTACCTCAAATATAATACCTAAACTGTTATATATGCTCATCACCAATGATAATACAATCTCATTCTGGGAATGTATAGCTCAGCTGTATCTTTTTGTGTTATTAATTTGCACTGAAGTTGTCCTTCTTACGGCTATGGCATATGACCGCTATGTTGCCATCTGTCACCCACTTAATTATATTAGTAAAATGAGTATAAGACACTGTGCCGGCCTCTCAGTTACATCATGGACTGTTGGAGTTTTAAACCCTATTGGACATATTGCCCTTATATCTAAGATGTATTTTTGTGATTCTCATAAAATCAGCCATTTCTTTTGTGATGTTTCACCTTTGCTAAAGATTTCTTGCAGTGATTTATCTGTAGTAGAAATGCTAAACTACATTGAAGGAACACTACTGGCATTCACttcatttatttttactttaatttcATATATTTCCATCATTTCAGCAATCTTAAATATAAAAACTTCTAAAGGCCGATCTAAAGCTTTTTCTACCTGCTCCTCCCACCTGACCTGCATTATTCTATTTTATGGGACAATTACATCTttgcacatgcaacccacatccaGCTACTCTTCCAAACAGAACAAATGGTTTGCTCTGGTATACACTGTTTTGGTGCCAATGTTAAATCCTTTCATTTACAGTCTAAAGAACAAAGACGTCAATAAAGCTTTGTTGAAATTTCAGAAAAAGTGGATATAG